In Corynebacterium nuruki S6-4, the following proteins share a genomic window:
- a CDS encoding class II fumarate hydratase, whose product MSEQEFRIEHDTMGEVKVPVNALWRAQTQRAVENFPISDRPLEATQIRAMGLLKAACAQVNKDSGALSAEKADAIIAAAKEIAAGTYNDEFPIDVFQTGSGTSSNMNTNEVIASLAKQNGVEIHPNDDVNMGQSSNDTFPTATHVAATEAAVTDLIPALSQLKDSLAAKSAEWEHIVKSGRTHLMDAVPVTLGQEFGGYARQIEAGIERIEATLPRLGELAIGGTATGTGLNTSADFGAKVTEELKKLTGVEQLKEAKNHFEAQAARDGLVEFSGAMRTIAVSLNKIANDIRLMGSGPLTGLGEIHLPDLQPGSSIMPGKVNPVLCETATQVAAQVIGNDAAITFGGAQGHFELNVFIPMMARNVLESAKLLANTARVFATRLVDGIVPDENRMRTLAESSPSIVTPLNSAIGYEAAAKVAKTALKEGKTIRQTVIDLGFVPEKLSEEELDKRLDVLAMANTDRD is encoded by the coding sequence ATGAGCGAGCAGGAATTCCGCATCGAGCACGACACGATGGGCGAGGTCAAGGTCCCGGTCAACGCCCTGTGGCGTGCCCAGACCCAGCGTGCCGTGGAGAACTTCCCGATCTCCGACCGCCCCCTGGAGGCCACCCAGATCCGCGCCATGGGCCTGCTGAAGGCCGCCTGCGCCCAGGTCAACAAGGACTCCGGCGCACTCTCCGCCGAGAAGGCCGATGCCATCATCGCGGCCGCCAAGGAGATCGCCGCGGGCACCTACAACGACGAGTTCCCGATCGACGTCTTCCAGACCGGGTCCGGCACCTCCTCCAACATGAACACCAACGAGGTCATCGCCTCGCTGGCGAAGCAGAACGGTGTGGAGATCCACCCGAACGACGACGTCAACATGGGCCAGTCGTCGAACGACACGTTCCCGACCGCCACCCACGTCGCCGCCACCGAGGCCGCCGTCACCGACCTCATCCCGGCCCTGTCGCAGCTCAAGGACTCGCTCGCCGCGAAGTCCGCCGAGTGGGAGCACATCGTCAAGTCCGGCCGTACCCACCTCATGGACGCCGTGCCGGTCACCCTCGGCCAGGAGTTCGGCGGCTACGCCCGCCAGATCGAGGCCGGCATCGAGCGCATCGAGGCCACCCTGCCCCGCCTCGGTGAGCTCGCCATCGGCGGCACCGCCACCGGCACCGGCCTGAACACCTCCGCCGACTTCGGTGCGAAGGTCACCGAGGAGCTCAAGAAGCTCACCGGCGTCGAGCAGCTGAAGGAGGCGAAGAACCACTTCGAGGCCCAGGCCGCCCGCGACGGTCTCGTCGAGTTCTCCGGTGCGATGCGCACCATCGCCGTGTCGCTGAACAAGATCGCCAACGACATCCGTCTCATGGGTTCCGGCCCGCTGACCGGCCTCGGCGAGATCCACCTGCCGGACCTCCAGCCGGGCTCCTCCATCATGCCGGGCAAGGTCAACCCGGTGCTGTGCGAGACCGCCACCCAGGTCGCCGCCCAGGTCATCGGCAACGACGCCGCCATCACCTTCGGTGGCGCCCAGGGCCACTTCGAGCTCAACGTCTTCATCCCGATGATGGCGCGCAACGTCCTCGAGTCCGCCAAGCTGCTGGCCAACACCGCCCGCGTCTTCGCCACCCGTCTCGTCGACGGCATCGTCCCCGACGAGAACCGCATGCGGACCCTGGCCGAGTCCTCCCCCTCGATCGTCACCCCGCTGAACTCCGCGATCGGCTACGAGGCCGCCGCGAAGGTCGCGAAGACCGCGCTGAAGGAGGGCAAGACCATCCGCCAGACCGTCATCGACCTGGGCTTCGTCCCGGAGAAGCTGTCCGAGGAAGAGCTGGACAAGCGCCTCGATGTGCTGGCCATGGCCAACACCGACCGCGACTAG
- the glpX gene encoding class II fructose-bisphosphatase: MAAESSLPTEVPLKEPDRNLAMELVRVTEAAALASGKWVGRGMKNEGDGAAVDAMRTMINTVQMDGVVVIGEGEKDEAPMLFNGEHVGTGEGAAIDIAVDPVDGTTLMSQGRPNAISVLAAAERGTMYDPSAVFYMKKIAVGPEAAGVIDISAPVAYNVDAVAKAKGVHPNDVTVVVLDRPRHEQLISEIRAAGAKVRLIGDGDVAGAVHAAESSSSVDIMMGTGGTPEGIITACAMKCMGGEIQGILAPKDDAERQKALDAGLDLDTVLTTADLVKSDNCYFVATGVTNGDLLRGVAYRKNGASTHSLVMRSRSGTVRRVEALHQLEKLRAYEVQDYV; encoded by the coding sequence ATGGCGGCAGAATCCAGCCTCCCCACTGAAGTTCCCCTCAAGGAGCCGGACCGGAACCTGGCGATGGAGCTCGTCCGCGTCACGGAAGCCGCCGCCCTGGCATCCGGTAAGTGGGTCGGCCGCGGGATGAAGAACGAGGGCGACGGTGCCGCCGTGGACGCGATGCGCACCATGATCAACACGGTCCAGATGGACGGCGTCGTCGTCATCGGCGAGGGCGAGAAGGACGAAGCCCCGATGCTGTTCAACGGCGAGCACGTCGGTACCGGCGAAGGTGCCGCCATCGACATCGCCGTCGACCCGGTCGACGGCACCACCCTGATGTCCCAGGGGCGTCCGAACGCCATCTCGGTGCTGGCCGCCGCCGAGCGCGGCACCATGTACGACCCCTCCGCGGTGTTCTACATGAAGAAGATCGCCGTCGGCCCGGAGGCCGCCGGCGTCATCGACATCTCCGCCCCGGTCGCCTACAACGTCGACGCGGTCGCCAAGGCCAAGGGCGTCCACCCCAACGACGTCACCGTCGTCGTGCTCGACCGGCCGCGCCACGAGCAGCTCATCTCCGAGATCCGCGCCGCCGGCGCCAAGGTCCGGCTCATCGGTGACGGCGACGTCGCCGGCGCCGTGCACGCCGCGGAATCCTCGAGCTCCGTCGACATCATGATGGGTACCGGCGGCACGCCGGAGGGCATCATCACCGCCTGCGCCATGAAGTGCATGGGCGGCGAGATCCAGGGCATCCTCGCCCCGAAGGACGACGCCGAGCGGCAGAAGGCGCTCGACGCCGGCCTCGACCTGGACACGGTGCTCACCACCGCCGACCTGGTCAAGTCCGACAACTGCTACTTCGTCGCCACCGGCGTGACCAACGGTGACCTGCTGCGCGGTGTCGCCTACCGGAAGAACGGCGCCAGCACCCACTCGCTGGTCATGCGCTCGCGGTCCGGCACGGTCCGTCGCGTCGAGGCCCTCCACCAGCTGGAGAAGCTGCGGGCCTACGAGGTCCAGGACTACGTGTAA